The genomic stretch CTCCCCCCGGAACCGATGGTGAGCGACGTCGTCAGGATCTTTGCAAACGGGAGGAAGAGCAGCACCCCGACAGGGAGCATGTTATAGAGCGCGAGTTGCGCAAAACCGTATCCGGTTCCGAGGCTCCCGAGCCCGACGATTGCCGCTTCGGGAGAGAGGGTTGCAAGGGCGAGAACGAACGTGCCGGTGAGGAATGCTCCGGCGAGGGGTTTGAAGTGATTCGGGATCTTCAGGCGGCTGAACACCTTCTTAAAAATCCTGTTTGTCCCATAGAATGTATTTATGTAGATCAGACCGACTGCGGTCGAGACCACGCCGAGGAGGATGAAGAACGGGATCTGGGAAACGTTCCAGGAAGTCACCCCCGGGCCGAAGACCGGTTCAAAGCCTTCAACCAGACCGAAGATGGCGTACCCGATGACAGAGGCTAGAAACGCAGGAACTATCGCTTCGGTCTCGAAATCCTGCTTGTAGAGGATCTCCGCAGCGAGGATCGCCCCTCCGAGAGGCGCCATAAAGATCGTGCCGATTCCGGCGCCGACACCGGTGGCGATAGCAAGCCTCCGCTCACGTGCGGAGAGGCCCAGAAGATCGGCGGCGATCGAGCCGAAGCCGGCCGACATCTGTGCGGTCGGCCCTTCACGCCCCGCGCTTCCTCCCGTCGAGATGGTCAGGACGGCGGTGACTGCTTTGACGAGGGGAACTCGCCAGCGCACTTTTTTTCCTTCGTGAAACGCCTTTATCGCCGCATCCATCCCGTGGCCCTCCGCCTCCGGGGCAAAGGTGTAGACCAGGAGACCGGAGAGAAGCCCTCCGAAACAGATGACGGGGAGGATCATCCAGAGGTGATCAGGAGGGGCCCATTGAGCAATATCCTGGAGATTTTGCCCTTCCTTCGGGAGTTGGAACCCGACGATCCCTTCCATGAAGAATGCAGTTCCCAGTTTCAGCCCTTCGAAAAAGAACAGAGCGCCGAGGCCGGCAATGAGCCCGACGATGACGGCGATAAGTATAACCCTCCTGTAGGGAGTGACGGTTTCCTCGACCTGCATGGAATACAGGGAATATGTTAGCCCAACATTTATGTGATTTGATTGACTTCTCGTGATAGTATATGGGAGGAAGTTATGTGCGTCCGCCGGATTTCCCGGTGCGCCTTCTTCATCGGCATCGCTCCCGGACACCCTGATGGCTTCCCGCGAGAGTGTCCGGGTACCGGTTGCCACCAGAAGCCCGACAGTGACCCTATAGGACGCGATGTCCGGGGAGAGGGCAGACTTGCACCCACAATCGGCGGAGGCCCGGTATATCTGTATCGGCGGGAGGAGCGTGACATCGGATGGGTAATCGGAGGCACCCATCTCCGGGAGAGACAGATGAACGCCCCGTTCTTGAGGGGCTGTCAGTGCAAGATCCCGCGCCCGTTGTCCCCGGTGCGGCTATCGGGACAGACCCCGGAGAGACGGAGCGCACACACGGGTGGGGATGGGTGCCACGGCATCTTCAGGGCTGTTCAAACGGAGGCGCGATCCGGAGGGGGGTGGCCCATTAAACCGAAAAAGAAACGATCTTCTCAAAAAACGCTTTATACTCCCTTCCCACATCCATTCTTGAAGCATATCCCGACGCGCATACACCTACGGCAATTTTACCCGACGCCCGATGCCCCGGCAGAAATGCA from Methanoculleus chikugoensis encodes the following:
- a CDS encoding chloride channel protein, which codes for MQVEETVTPYRRVILIAVIVGLIAGLGALFFFEGLKLGTAFFMEGIVGFQLPKEGQNLQDIAQWAPPDHLWMILPVICFGGLLSGLLVYTFAPEAEGHGMDAAIKAFHEGKKVRWRVPLVKAVTAVLTISTGGSAGREGPTAQMSAGFGSIAADLLGLSARERRLAIATGVGAGIGTIFMAPLGGAILAAEILYKQDFETEAIVPAFLASVIGYAIFGLVEGFEPVFGPGVTSWNVSQIPFFILLGVVSTAVGLIYINTFYGTNRIFKKVFSRLKIPNHFKPLAGAFLTGTFVLALATLSPEAAIVGLGSLGTGYGFAQLALYNMLPVGVLLFLPFAKILTTSLTIGSGGSGGVFAPGLVIGGATGGAFGSLLHLALPGIIPAESVPVFFIVGMIALFGAISHAPIAVMIMVVEMTGDFSLLVPAMGAVSVAVILIGQSTIFREQVPNRSQSPAHRDEYMIEILQDIHVGDVMVPRDRIVAVSPEDTAGRVLHLIDETLHTGFPVLDKKGSLVGMIALDDIRDNRINGEHDELVEDVMSSRVFTVHHACTLREALDLMAEHDIHHLPVVPADDPRELSGFITRTDIMKAYTQKASRLAGRHHRTGSVTLIESDTAAGKKPGGEKWADS